A single genomic interval of Spirosoma taeanense harbors:
- the secE gene encoding preprotein translocase subunit SecE, with protein sequence MDKFISFLKASWEEVQHNVTWPKFGDLQSSSTLVLVASLIFALLVGLIDLVFENGLNLFYQSF encoded by the coding sequence ATGGACAAGTTTATCTCGTTTCTGAAAGCCTCCTGGGAGGAAGTTCAGCACAACGTGACTTGGCCTAAATTTGGCGACCTCCAGTCTAGCTCCACGCTGGTGCTGGTAGCATCGCTGATTTTTGCGCTATTGGTCGGGTTAATTGATTTAGTGTTTGAGAACGGACTGAACTTGTTCTATCAGTCATTCTAG
- the mnmD gene encoding tRNA (5-methylaminomethyl-2-thiouridine)(34)-methyltransferase MnmD produces MKADVRLVVTADGSHTAVNQALSKTYHSIHGAYQESQRVYIELGLLEAFKRFSDCDLHIFEMGFGTGLNALLTAREAQTHQRSVRYTAIDAYPMPLEDARQLNYDQFLGTNYLEQLHMSAWNQSILINPFFTLIKVEETIQTYWPRERFHLIYYDAFAPTAQPELWEPEIFKQLADWLYEGGMLTTYCSRSYVQRNMRAAGLTVEKHPGPLHKRDILRAVKPGRPGSLASPIF; encoded by the coding sequence ATGAAAGCAGATGTGCGACTGGTGGTAACTGCCGACGGGTCACATACCGCCGTTAATCAGGCACTGAGTAAAACGTATCATTCCATTCACGGCGCTTATCAGGAGTCGCAGCGGGTGTATATTGAACTGGGTTTGCTGGAAGCTTTCAAAAGATTCTCTGATTGCGATCTTCATATTTTTGAGATGGGCTTTGGCACTGGCCTGAACGCCTTATTAACTGCTCGCGAAGCCCAGACTCACCAACGGTCTGTTCGCTACACCGCTATTGATGCGTATCCTATGCCATTGGAAGACGCCCGGCAATTAAATTATGACCAGTTTTTGGGAACAAATTATCTGGAACAGCTCCATATGTCCGCCTGGAATCAGAGCATTTTAATTAATCCATTCTTTACGTTAATCAAGGTGGAAGAAACCATACAAACCTATTGGCCTAGAGAACGCTTTCACCTGATTTATTACGATGCCTTTGCGCCGACCGCTCAACCGGAGCTATGGGAACCAGAAATTTTTAAACAACTGGCCGACTGGCTGTATGAAGGTGGCATGCTAACGACCTATTGCTCCAGGAGTTACGTTCAGCGGAATATGCGAGCCGCCGGATTAACCGTTGAAAAGCATCCGGGTCCGCTCCATAAGCGGGATATCTTACGGGCTGTTAAGCCGGGTAGGCCGGGGAGTCTGGCTTCCCCTATTTTTTAA
- the nusG gene encoding transcription termination/antitermination protein NusG has translation MSGIQWYVIRAVSGQEKKIKSYLDNEIIRQKLEEVVPQVLIPSEKVYEMRNGKKRVREKSFFPGYIMISADLSNNRALDMILNMPGVLGFLGNSQVGTTTKVPVPLRQSEVNRMLGRMEEETQEVATPTVAYLKGENVKVVDGPFGGFIGTVEEVFDDRKKLNVVVKIFGRSTPVELSYAQVEKES, from the coding sequence ATGAGCGGCATACAGTGGTACGTCATTCGGGCGGTGTCAGGGCAGGAGAAGAAAATCAAATCTTACCTTGATAACGAGATTATCCGGCAAAAGTTGGAAGAGGTAGTCCCGCAGGTTCTTATTCCTTCCGAGAAGGTCTACGAGATGCGGAATGGTAAGAAGCGTGTGCGGGAGAAGTCATTTTTTCCAGGCTACATTATGATCTCGGCTGACTTGTCCAATAATCGTGCGCTCGACATGATTCTGAATATGCCTGGCGTATTGGGATTTTTGGGTAACTCACAGGTAGGAACAACAACCAAGGTTCCCGTTCCCCTTCGTCAATCAGAAGTAAACCGGATGTTAGGGCGGATGGAAGAAGAAACCCAGGAAGTGGCTACCCCAACAGTTGCTTATCTAAAGGGTGAGAATGTAAAAGTAGTTGACGGACCGTTTGGCGGATTTATTGGTACAGTCGAGGAAGTATTCGACGACCGGAAAAAGCTGAACGTCGTCGTGAAGATATTTGGCCGGAGCACTCCGGTAGAACTCAGTTACGCACAAGTAGAAAAAGAAAGTTAG
- a CDS encoding gliding motility lipoprotein GldH — translation MKQLGLLISLVLLTLGCETNTVYNEYTDIEDGKWYIKNAPSFTFEIKDASVPYNIYYNLRNSLSYGYYNLYLTRYLRDSSGRQLESRLDELILMDPKSGKPNGEGLGDLFDHKFLMKRNYRFPKPGKYTMEIRQYMRQDPLLNILSVGIAVEKAVPAN, via the coding sequence ATGAAACAACTAGGATTGCTGATAAGTCTCGTTTTGCTGACCCTTGGCTGCGAAACAAACACGGTTTACAACGAATACACGGATATTGAGGACGGCAAATGGTATATCAAGAATGCGCCATCGTTCACCTTCGAGATAAAAGATGCGTCAGTGCCGTATAACATCTATTATAACCTGCGCAATAGTCTTTCGTATGGGTATTACAATCTGTATCTGACCCGTTACCTCCGCGATTCCAGCGGCCGGCAGCTCGAATCCCGATTGGACGAACTGATTCTGATGGACCCTAAAAGCGGTAAACCAAACGGCGAGGGATTGGGTGACCTGTTCGATCATAAGTTTCTGATGAAGCGAAACTATCGGTTTCCTAAACCGGGTAAATACACCATGGAAATTCGGCAGTATATGCGTCAGGACCCACTTTTAAACATCCTGAGCGTTGGTATCGCCGTTGAAAAAGCGGTGCCCGCCAATTAA
- the rplJ gene encoding 50S ribosomal protein L10 produces MKREEKGAIIEELTGKFQSIPFFYITEANGMTVAEVNTLRRMCFERGIEYKVVKNSFIKKALESIDGDFTPLNDTVLHGQSAIMFHPDNQKAPAQLIKEFRKTNDKLQLKGASISSSLFIGADQLDALIALKSREELIGEIIGLLQSPAKNVISALQGGGNKLAGILKTLSEREEAA; encoded by the coding sequence ATGAAACGCGAGGAAAAAGGAGCAATTATAGAGGAGTTGACTGGTAAATTCCAGAGCATCCCCTTCTTCTACATCACGGAAGCCAATGGCATGACGGTTGCTGAAGTCAACACGTTACGTCGGATGTGTTTTGAGCGCGGTATCGAGTACAAAGTGGTGAAGAACAGCTTCATCAAAAAAGCACTCGAATCCATTGACGGTGACTTTACGCCGTTAAACGATACGGTTCTGCATGGTCAGTCAGCGATAATGTTTCACCCTGACAACCAGAAAGCACCGGCCCAACTGATTAAGGAATTTCGCAAAACGAATGACAAGCTGCAACTGAAAGGAGCCTCAATCTCCAGCAGCCTGTTCATCGGAGCCGATCAGCTTGATGCGCTTATCGCACTGAAGAGCCGTGAAGAACTCATTGGCGAAATCATTGGCCTGTTGCAATCGCCTGCTAAAAACGTCATTTCGGCGCTGCAGGGTGGCGGTAATAAACTGGCCGGTATCCTCAAGACGCTGTCGGAGCGCGAGGAAGCAGCCTAA
- a CDS encoding BlaI/MecI/CopY family transcriptional regulator, producing the protein MEKLTAKEEEVMQVLWKMEPCYVKDMVPEFTNPPLHYNTVSTIVRNLEEKGYVGHRAYGNTHEYYAVVAKEDYQNRFVLKKVVSEYFDNSYKNLVSYFAQHEKISADELREILAMIEQKK; encoded by the coding sequence ATGGAAAAGTTAACGGCCAAAGAAGAAGAAGTGATGCAGGTCCTGTGGAAAATGGAACCGTGCTACGTAAAAGATATGGTTCCTGAGTTTACAAATCCGCCCCTGCATTATAACACCGTTTCTACAATCGTTCGCAACCTGGAAGAAAAGGGGTATGTTGGTCACCGGGCGTATGGAAACACGCACGAGTACTACGCTGTAGTAGCGAAGGAAGATTATCAGAACCGGTTCGTGCTCAAAAAAGTCGTGAGCGAGTATTTCGACAACTCGTACAAAAACCTGGTCAGCTACTTTGCTCAGCATGAAAAGATATCGGCAGATGAACTCAGAGAGATTCTGGCGATGATCGAACAGAAGAAGTAA
- the rplK gene encoding 50S ribosomal protein L11 yields MAKEVGGYVKLQVKGGQANPSPPIGPALGSKGLNIMEFCKQFNGRTQDKMGMVLPVLITYYKDKSFDFVIKTPPAPILLMEAAKLKGGSAQPNRNKVGSVTWDQVRTIAETKMPDLNAFTVESAMKQVAGTARSMGITVTGASPFENK; encoded by the coding sequence ATGGCAAAAGAAGTAGGTGGCTACGTAAAGCTGCAAGTCAAAGGCGGGCAGGCTAACCCCTCACCTCCGATCGGTCCGGCACTGGGTTCCAAGGGTTTAAATATCATGGAATTCTGCAAGCAGTTCAACGGCCGGACGCAGGATAAAATGGGCATGGTGTTGCCAGTTTTGATTACGTATTACAAGGATAAGTCCTTTGATTTCGTCATCAAAACGCCACCAGCACCGATTCTGCTGATGGAAGCAGCTAAGCTGAAAGGCGGCTCTGCTCAACCTAACCGCAACAAAGTCGGCTCGGTAACGTGGGATCAGGTTCGGACAATCGCGGAAACGAAGATGCCGGATTTGAATGCTTTTACGGTTGAGTCGGCAATGAAGCAGGTGGCTGGTACAGCCCGCAGCATGGGTATCACGGTGACGGGCGCATCGCCTTTCGAGAACAAATAA
- a CDS encoding PSP1 domain-containing protein: MSCKSCATGGCGTQRGAADGQKTATAGCGSGGCSTGGCNKLNSFDWLSDIAMPGMKRYDVVEVKFKGGRKEYYRNVHQLDLTTGDYVVVEMQSGFHLGAVSMQGELVRLQIKKRGVKINDDTKVIHRIAAPKDLERHEQAVLRDLPALYRSREIVRELKLNMKLSDVEFQSDNTKATFYYSSEERVDFRELIKMLASEFKVRIEMRQISLRQEAGRLGGIGSCGRELCCSTWLTDFKNIATSAARYQNLSLNPAKLSGQCGRLKCCLNYELDTYIDALRDIPTIEKPLETQKGRAWLQKTDIFRKLMWFGYGTESTWHPLPIERVLEIVELNKKGIIPESFDVLTPIGEKEPVTAAALNSDLQKLDAKYATRSVKKKKKKAKGTGNAVPKPNPNGKTL, from the coding sequence GTGCGACCGGTGGGTGCGGAACCCAACGCGGAGCAGCCGATGGTCAGAAAACGGCCACGGCAGGCTGCGGAAGCGGTGGGTGCAGCACCGGAGGTTGCAATAAATTGAATTCGTTTGACTGGCTAAGCGATATTGCGATGCCGGGTATGAAACGATATGACGTTGTTGAAGTAAAGTTTAAAGGTGGGCGCAAGGAATATTACCGGAACGTTCATCAGCTTGATCTGACAACAGGTGACTACGTAGTAGTTGAAATGCAGTCGGGCTTCCATCTGGGAGCTGTTTCGATGCAGGGTGAATTAGTGCGGCTTCAGATAAAGAAACGGGGCGTCAAGATTAATGACGATACGAAAGTTATTCATCGTATAGCCGCCCCAAAAGACCTTGAACGGCACGAACAGGCTGTTCTTCGCGATTTGCCGGCACTGTATCGTTCTCGGGAGATCGTTCGCGAGCTGAAGCTGAACATGAAGTTATCTGACGTTGAATTTCAGTCGGATAATACCAAGGCGACGTTTTATTACTCGTCGGAGGAGCGTGTTGATTTCCGGGAACTGATCAAAATGCTGGCCAGTGAGTTTAAGGTTCGGATTGAAATGCGGCAGATTAGCCTGCGGCAGGAAGCGGGTCGGCTGGGTGGAATCGGTTCCTGTGGGCGGGAGTTGTGCTGCTCTACGTGGTTGACTGACTTCAAGAATATTGCTACGTCGGCAGCCCGGTATCAGAACCTGTCGCTGAATCCAGCCAAGTTGTCGGGCCAGTGCGGACGTTTGAAATGCTGCCTGAACTATGAACTGGACACGTACATCGATGCGCTGCGCGACATCCCGACGATTGAAAAACCGCTCGAAACCCAGAAGGGCCGGGCGTGGCTGCAAAAGACGGATATCTTTCGAAAGCTAATGTGGTTTGGGTACGGTACCGAGAGTACCTGGCATCCGTTGCCCATTGAACGAGTCCTGGAAATTGTTGAGCTTAATAAAAAAGGCATCATTCCGGAGTCGTTTGATGTGCTAACGCCAATCGGTGAGAAAGAACCGGTTACAGCGGCTGCGCTCAATAGCGATCTACAAAAGCTGGATGCTAAGTATGCCACCCGGAGCGTGAAGAAGAAAAAGAAAAAAGCTAAAGGAACAGGTAACGCTGTACCGAAGCCTAATCCGAATGGAAAAACTCTTTAA
- a CDS encoding DUF4293 domain-containing protein, producing the protein MIQRVQTIFLFLIVVAMGVALANPLWEKAGSQPSEMAYMTALQYSQQETVPQQAGVPVQQSSTTVITSLWYLGLLIGLVALSSIYAIFQYRNRLTQTALCAVNALMLTAIMGIILYRTLYAGKEFGNSADQGSFLLGFYAIIAALVFNALANRFIRRDEKLVRGSDRLR; encoded by the coding sequence ATGATTCAACGCGTTCAAACCATATTTTTGTTTCTTATTGTTGTCGCTATGGGCGTTGCTCTGGCAAACCCTCTCTGGGAAAAAGCCGGATCGCAGCCGTCTGAGATGGCTTATATGACCGCCCTGCAATACAGTCAGCAGGAAACGGTTCCTCAACAGGCGGGCGTTCCTGTTCAGCAGAGCTCGACTACTGTTATTACCAGTCTCTGGTATCTTGGCTTGTTAATCGGTCTGGTGGCGCTGTCATCTATTTATGCCATTTTTCAATACCGTAACCGTCTGACACAAACGGCTCTGTGTGCTGTAAACGCGCTGATGCTAACCGCAATCATGGGGATTATTCTGTACCGGACATTATACGCGGGTAAGGAATTTGGGAACTCTGCAGACCAGGGCAGCTTCCTGTTAGGCTTCTATGCAATTATAGCGGCCTTGGTATTTAATGCGCTGGCGAATCGTTTTATCCGGCGTGACGAAAAGCTGGTGCGCGGTTCAGACCGGCTCCGGTAG
- a CDS encoding thioredoxin family protein has translation MNRLLLFFGAFMLVAICAFRTSLPLDSAIKPSVERKHINWLTVQEAYILTQKKPKKFVVDVYTDWCGWCKVMDRETFSKPAIVDYVNQNYYAVRLNAEQPGDITLGKQTFKYVSSANGRGVQELAAALMKNQLSYPTTVFLDEKFQLIQPIAGYLEPRTFHQIITYFANDYHQKEPFDQFKAGTYVKNYQASLTAGK, from the coding sequence ATGAACCGTCTCCTTCTGTTCTTCGGAGCTTTTATGCTGGTCGCGATTTGTGCCTTCCGGACATCGCTTCCCCTCGATTCGGCAATTAAGCCCAGTGTTGAGCGTAAGCATATCAACTGGCTAACCGTTCAGGAAGCGTATATCCTGACGCAGAAAAAACCAAAGAAGTTTGTTGTAGATGTGTACACAGACTGGTGCGGGTGGTGTAAGGTGATGGATCGGGAAACTTTTTCAAAACCCGCCATTGTCGACTACGTAAACCAAAACTATTATGCTGTTCGGTTGAATGCCGAGCAACCGGGAGACATCACTCTAGGCAAACAGACGTTTAAGTACGTCAGCAGTGCCAACGGCCGGGGCGTTCAGGAATTGGCAGCAGCTCTGATGAAAAATCAGCTGAGTTACCCTACCACGGTATTCCTGGATGAAAAATTCCAGCTAATTCAGCCAATAGCCGGTTATCTGGAGCCGCGTACGTTTCACCAGATCATTACTTACTTCGCCAACGATTATCACCAGAAGGAACCATTCGACCAGTTCAAGGCGGGAACATACGTTAAAAACTACCAAGCCTCGCTGACGGCTGGAAAATAA
- a CDS encoding M13 family metallopeptidase: protein MDLTVKPGDNFYMYANGNWLRQNAIPASKTSWGSFNELREKSLDAMKSLLEDATKSTTKGRLYQMVGDYYVSGMDSLTIEKRGFDPIKPDLARIDKINNKTAFLDELAYQRTQSNGMLFGFFVAQDRKNVSKYLPQFSQGGTTLPDRDYYLKNDARSQKIRDAYRDNLTKMFALIGEEPTQASQDADVILRVETALAKAQMPRVELRDPYKTYNKLTVADFSKQTPSISWSDQLTKYGVKTQDTVLVQSPIFFRSLDSLVAATPIEDWRTYMRWNILKGAAPYLSDAFVRQSFAFSKILTGQKEQTPRWQRVSGLIDGSLGDLLGQLYVQSYFKPEAKQRMLTLVDNLEASYKEHIKNLDWMSEETKKRALTKLTSFKRKIGYPDKWKNYEGVSIARNDFYGNVKSAGKWQYNYMINRLGKPVDRTEWGMTPPTVNAYYNPVNNEIAFPAAILQFPFFDFEADDAINYGGIGAVIGHEMTHGFDDSGRQYDADGTLRDWWTKADADNFKKRADQVKEQFFGFKVLDSIKVNGQLTLGENLADLGGLAIAYDAFKKTAQGKATSKKAMIDGFTPDQRFFLSWAQVWRINVLPETQAQLIMTDPHAPGLYRCNGPLSNITAWYQAFNVQPGDQMYKKPEDRIKVW from the coding sequence ATGGACCTGACGGTAAAACCCGGTGATAATTTTTATATGTACGCAAATGGCAACTGGCTGCGCCAAAATGCCATTCCGGCCTCGAAAACGTCATGGGGCAGCTTCAATGAATTGCGGGAAAAGAGTCTTGATGCAATGAAGTCGTTGCTCGAAGACGCTACTAAATCCACCACCAAAGGTCGGTTGTACCAAATGGTTGGCGACTATTACGTCAGCGGTATGGATAGCCTGACTATTGAGAAGCGCGGCTTCGATCCAATTAAACCTGATCTCGCCCGAATTGATAAGATCAATAACAAAACGGCTTTTCTGGACGAGCTGGCATACCAGCGGACCCAAAGTAACGGAATGCTGTTCGGTTTCTTCGTTGCGCAGGACCGTAAAAACGTGAGCAAATACCTGCCTCAGTTCAGCCAGGGAGGAACGACGCTGCCAGACCGGGATTATTACCTCAAAAACGACGCTCGCAGCCAGAAAATCCGCGACGCTTATCGTGATAATCTGACCAAAATGTTTGCGTTAATTGGCGAAGAGCCAACGCAGGCTTCTCAGGATGCAGACGTAATTCTGCGCGTTGAAACGGCTCTGGCCAAAGCGCAAATGCCACGGGTTGAACTACGGGATCCGTATAAAACCTACAATAAACTGACCGTTGCCGACTTCAGCAAGCAGACACCCAGTATCAGCTGGTCTGATCAGTTAACGAAGTACGGCGTCAAGACGCAGGATACGGTATTGGTTCAAAGCCCGATTTTCTTCCGTTCGCTCGATAGCCTGGTTGCCGCTACGCCTATTGAAGACTGGCGGACATACATGCGCTGGAATATTCTGAAAGGCGCGGCTCCGTACCTGAGCGATGCGTTTGTCAGGCAAAGCTTTGCCTTCTCAAAAATTCTGACTGGTCAGAAAGAGCAAACGCCCCGCTGGCAGCGTGTGAGCGGTTTGATTGATGGTTCTCTTGGTGACCTGCTCGGGCAACTCTATGTGCAGAGCTATTTCAAGCCCGAAGCCAAACAGCGGATGCTGACGCTGGTAGACAATCTGGAAGCTTCTTACAAAGAGCATATCAAAAACCTCGACTGGATGAGCGAGGAAACTAAGAAGCGGGCGTTAACCAAACTAACGTCGTTCAAGCGTAAAATCGGTTATCCCGACAAATGGAAGAATTACGAGGGTGTTTCGATTGCCCGGAATGATTTCTACGGAAATGTAAAGTCAGCCGGTAAGTGGCAATATAACTACATGATCAACCGTCTCGGTAAGCCTGTGGATCGGACCGAGTGGGGTATGACACCGCCAACGGTCAATGCGTACTATAACCCCGTTAATAACGAGATTGCTTTCCCAGCGGCTATTCTGCAGTTCCCTTTCTTCGATTTCGAAGCTGATGATGCAATCAACTATGGGGGCATTGGCGCTGTCATTGGTCATGAGATGACGCACGGCTTCGACGATTCGGGTCGTCAGTACGATGCCGATGGTACGCTCCGTGACTGGTGGACAAAGGCTGATGCCGACAACTTCAAAAAGCGTGCTGATCAGGTGAAAGAGCAGTTTTTTGGCTTTAAAGTGCTGGACTCCATCAAAGTAAATGGTCAGTTGACGCTTGGTGAAAACCTGGCGGATCTGGGCGGACTTGCCATTGCCTACGACGCGTTTAAGAAAACGGCGCAGGGAAAGGCAACTAGCAAAAAGGCCATGATCGATGGGTTCACGCCGGATCAACGTTTCTTCCTGTCGTGGGCACAGGTGTGGCGCATCAACGTTCTGCCCGAAACTCAGGCGCAATTGATTATGACCGATCCGCACGCACCGGGTCTGTATCGCTGCAATGGGCCGTTGTCGAATATTACTGCCTGGTATCAGGCATTTAATGTTCAGCCCGGCGATCAAATGTATAAAAAGCCCGAAGATCGAATCAAAGTCTGGTAA
- the rplA gene encoding 50S ribosomal protein L1 produces MAKLTKKQKEALSKYDAAKEYSLQQAAEILKEISYTKFDASVDIDVRLGVDPRKADQMVRGVATLPHGTGKTVRVLVLCTPDKENEAKEAGADFVGLDDYIQKIEQGWTDVDVIITMPNVMAKVGRLGKVLGPRGLMPNPKSGTVTPEVGKAVREVKAGKIDFKVDKQGAIHTSIGKVSFPPEKLAENAQEIIATLLRLKPSSAKGTYVKTINMSSTMSPGVTIDKGTVAGV; encoded by the coding sequence ATGGCTAAGTTAACGAAAAAACAAAAGGAAGCCCTGTCGAAGTACGACGCTGCTAAGGAATATTCGCTGCAACAGGCAGCCGAAATTCTGAAGGAGATTTCGTACACGAAATTCGATGCTTCCGTGGATATTGATGTTCGGTTGGGCGTTGACCCGCGTAAAGCCGACCAGATGGTTCGTGGCGTTGCTACGTTGCCGCATGGTACGGGTAAGACGGTTCGCGTTCTGGTGCTTTGCACCCCGGACAAGGAGAACGAAGCGAAAGAGGCTGGCGCTGATTTCGTAGGTCTGGATGATTATATTCAGAAGATCGAACAAGGCTGGACGGACGTTGACGTGATTATCACGATGCCGAACGTTATGGCTAAAGTGGGTCGCCTGGGTAAAGTGCTGGGTCCGCGTGGTCTGATGCCAAATCCAAAATCAGGAACAGTAACTCCCGAAGTTGGTAAAGCCGTTCGTGAGGTGAAAGCCGGTAAAATCGACTTTAAAGTTGATAAGCAGGGCGCTATTCACACAAGTATTGGTAAAGTATCGTTTCCGCCGGAAAAACTGGCCGAAAACGCGCAGGAAATCATCGCTACGCTACTACGCCTGAAGCCTTCGTCGGCAAAAGGTACGTACGTAAAGACAATCAATATGTCGAGTACGATGAGTCCGGGAGTAACGATTGATAAAGGTACGGTAGCCGGAGTATAA
- the tuf gene encoding elongation factor Tu: MAKENFDRSKPHVNIGTIGHVDHGKTTLTAAITKVLAEKGLAAIRDFSSIDNAPEEKERGITINTSHVEYATASRHYAHVDCPGHADYVKNMVTGAAQMDGAILVVAATDGPMPQTREHILLARQVGVPQLVVFMNKVDMVDDPELLELVEMEIRELLSFYQFDGDNIPVIQGSALGGLNGDAKWVKTIEELMDAVDSFIPLPPRQTDLPFLMPVEDVFSITGRGTVATGRIERGVINSGEPVEILGMGAENLKSVVTGVEMFRKILDRGEAGDNVGLLLRGIEKTDIRRGMVICKPGSVTPHMKFKAEVYVLSKEEGGRHTPFFNKYRPQFYFRTTDVTGEISLPANVEMVMPGDNITIDVTLINKIAMEKGLRFAIREGGRTVGAGQVTEILD, encoded by the coding sequence ATGGCAAAAGAGAATTTTGACCGCTCGAAACCGCACGTAAACATCGGTACGATTGGTCACGTTGACCACGGTAAAACGACGCTGACGGCTGCCATTACGAAAGTGCTGGCCGAAAAGGGTCTGGCCGCAATTCGGGACTTCTCCTCGATCGACAACGCTCCTGAAGAAAAAGAGCGCGGTATCACCATCAATACATCGCACGTTGAGTACGCTACGGCAAGCCGCCACTATGCGCACGTTGACTGCCCGGGTCACGCTGACTATGTGAAGAACATGGTAACGGGTGCTGCTCAAATGGACGGTGCCATCCTTGTGGTAGCTGCAACGGACGGTCCAATGCCTCAAACGCGTGAGCACATCCTGCTCGCTCGCCAGGTAGGTGTACCTCAGCTTGTTGTGTTCATGAACAAAGTGGACATGGTTGATGATCCGGAGCTGCTCGAACTCGTAGAAATGGAAATCCGTGAACTGTTGAGCTTCTATCAGTTCGACGGTGACAACATTCCGGTTATTCAGGGTTCGGCTCTGGGTGGTCTGAACGGCGATGCCAAATGGGTAAAAACCATCGAAGAGCTGATGGACGCCGTTGATAGCTTTATCCCACTGCCTCCGCGTCAGACGGATCTGCCGTTCCTGATGCCAGTAGAAGACGTGTTCTCGATCACGGGTCGGGGTACGGTTGCTACGGGCCGGATCGAGCGGGGCGTTATCAACTCGGGCGAGCCGGTTGAAATCCTCGGTATGGGTGCTGAAAACCTGAAGTCGGTTGTAACGGGTGTTGAAATGTTCCGGAAAATTCTGGACCGTGGTGAAGCCGGTGACAACGTAGGTCTGCTGCTGCGTGGTATTGAAAAAACCGATATCCGTCGTGGTATGGTTATTTGTAAGCCAGGCTCAGTAACCCCGCACATGAAATTCAAAGCTGAGGTATACGTTCTGTCGAAAGAAGAAGGTGGCCGTCATACACCGTTCTTTAACAAGTATCGTCCGCAGTTTTATTTCCGCACCACCGACGTAACGGGTGAGATCTCTCTGCCTGCTAACGTAGAAATGGTGATGCCCGGTGATAACATCACGATCGACGTAACGCTGATCAACAAGATCGCTATGGAAAAAGGTCTTCGTTTCGCTATCCGCGAAGGTGGCCGTACCGTAGGTGCTGGTCAGGTAACTGAGATTCTTGACTAA
- a CDS encoding phosphatase PAP2 family protein has product MLIDVLQKNRLFFALYALGLVVVGFLQLCYSQEMLMQWVNFRNSSTADVFFTYATYLGDGAFFVIVCIILLIYNRRVGFMAFASFGLSSLTSLFLKTIVFPERLRPLKFFEHSTYQYHIIKGLNIYSYNSFPSGHTTSAFALFSLLAFIDERKGRGWFFVVLAVLTGYSRVYLFQHFVEDAYVGSLVGTTASVLIYLSLRRWVYPSENKESRL; this is encoded by the coding sequence ATGCTGATCGACGTTCTTCAGAAAAATCGTCTTTTTTTTGCGCTATATGCTCTGGGCTTAGTCGTGGTTGGGTTTTTACAGCTATGTTATTCCCAGGAGATGCTGATGCAATGGGTTAATTTTCGCAATAGCTCCACCGCCGACGTTTTCTTTACCTATGCCACGTATCTCGGTGATGGTGCGTTTTTTGTTATCGTCTGTATTATTCTGCTGATTTATAACCGGCGCGTAGGCTTTATGGCCTTTGCCAGTTTTGGCCTATCCTCGCTGACCTCGCTCTTTCTGAAAACTATTGTGTTCCCTGAGCGCCTGCGGCCATTGAAATTTTTCGAGCACTCAACTTATCAATACCATATCATCAAAGGGCTGAATATTTACAGCTACAATAGCTTTCCTTCGGGTCACACAACGTCAGCTTTTGCCTTGTTCAGTTTGCTGGCATTTATTGATGAACGTAAAGGACGAGGCTGGTTTTTTGTTGTATTGGCTGTCCTGACGGGCTATTCACGGGTGTATCTGTTCCAGCATTTTGTGGAGGATGCTTACGTTGGTTCTCTGGTTGGTACAACTGCGTCGGTTCTTATCTACCTGTCCCTCAGGCGATGGGTATACCCGTCCGAAAACAAAGAATCGCGGTTATAG